The sequence GTTAAGTGATAAATTTGGCATGAAACACACATCTTTCCTTCATTGGTTTGATGTAAGCACCTGATGCAAATAAGTTTTTACTGGTTACCTTATACCATATTGGATAGTTTTTTGCTTGtttctcttctttctcttttgtaaTAATTCTTACATTAGGTCTGATGTTATAGTTTGTTTAGAGCTATGTGTATCAGTAGAGAATGTAGAGCATCTCTACCTATAAGTGTCATATAGCGGATCCTAACTTGTTTGATGACACCTTACCGTGCCCGAAGGAGAAGGACTATAGAGTTTGGTAGAAGACAGGGGCAAATTTGTTCATGAATCACGAGAAATAGGACCTTAATCTGCAAATTGTTTATTTATCATGTTCATATTCTAAAATTCCTAAAGAGTTTGACTACTAaagcatgattgacaactcatAGCCATGAGAAAATGTAACATGGCGGCCTTCATGCTTAAGTTTTAAGTAAAGGATATGCagaataatccgagtccaccctGCTGCGCAAGAGTCTTATCCCTAATTCATTTGTTGCTCTAAATCTGTATTCCTACACAGTCTTACACTGTTTTGATGATAATTTCTTTGATATAGAATGGTTGTACATGTCGCAGAAAGTGGCTAGGAGGTTAATATTTGGTAAAAAAAGGTTGGTGCTGGAAAATGAGACAGATAGACAGAGAATAAGGTTACGGAAATTCAAAGAATCAGCATGGAAATGTATGTATTTTCTATCAGCAGAAGTTTTCGCACTTTCAGTGACCTACAACGAGCTTTGGTTGAAAACAACCAGATACTATTGGGTAGGGCCTGGAAATCAGGTCTGGCCTGAGCAGAAATATAAGTAAGATGTTTCTTTTCTGTTGAACTTTTAATTGGTTTTCGCGTGTCTTTTTCTTTTGTGAGGTGGAGAGCTGGGGTTGAGGATGGGTAGTTGGAGTTGTGATTTCTTAAGAAATTATTTGTCAAAAGTTACTGATTTTTGTGACAGCTAAGAATTCCTACGGTTTTCAAGGAAACAATTGTGATTCTTTGCTTTACAAAATCTATTAATTGTCGTCATTTATTCTTATGTATCATAAGATTTTCATGCGCTATTGGCTAATTTGACTTCCATGCTTTGATTGAATCTTTTTTGTTCATGCTAACTAATTATTGGAGTGACTGTCTTGTGTAAATTTAGGTCAAAGCTAAAGGCACTGTATATGTATGCTGGTGGATTCTATGCATATTCGATATTTGCACTAATAATCTGGGAAACAAGACGATCCGACTTTGGGGTGTCAATGAGTCATCATGTTGCCACTGCGATTCTTATTGTCTTGTCCTATATTTTCAGGTGTGTTTTTGTGGAGGTGAGCTTAAGATCATTGCATGACAAACTACTTTCGCATAAAACTCTGAGAGAAGCGATGAAACATCCAAAAAGTTAATGATGATTTTAAACATTTGAAAGTCACACACATATTAAGAGGTTGATAGCTCTTTTGAACTAATAACTTTTTGAATAATTCAATTGGAAAATGCAACCTAAGTAATTTAAGAATTACTGCAATTCCCTAGAGGTAACAATGAGCCTGGAGTTCTATTAGCTTTTTTCACCTTTGTACAGGTTTGCAAGAGTTGGTTCAGTTGTTTTAGCGCTTCATGATGCCAGTGATGTATTCCTGGAAATAGGGAAAATGTCCAAATACAGTGGTGCTGAAGGTCTTGCCAGTTTTTCATTTGTGCTTTTTGCTTTATCTTGGATTGTACTTCGCCTCACATACTTCCCTTTCTGGGTTCTTTGGAGTACAAGGTGAGTATTTGAAGAACCTGTTCATCAGCAAGTAATTTATGCTCAGTAATTTTCCTTCTCATGATTGCTTATTTCATTGGACCTTCGTTATACTGGAATAGCCACTAGAACGTTTGCCTTATCGGCATAGTGACTATCATAATATGATGATACCAGTAAGGCATTCAGTGCGTGAAAGGGGACAAACCAGATCGTAGTTGAAAAATATACTTTTCGCTGATAATCGTTGGAAAGTTTGATCTAGGATTGGTCTATTCTTTGGTGGATGCAGAATGATTATTGAAATACTGCTTTGCTGCATATCATATCCCTCATTTCTTCATCAACCTTCTTTCACTGTCTAGAAGCACAGTGTCGTATAGTCCTCATAGAATAAAGTTAAAATGTACACTGTCTTGTTGATAAGAAACAAATAGCTCCAGTAAAGATACTTGTGTTTGCTTCTTTGTTAAGAGAAAGATTATTTTCTCTAATACTTTCCATGTCCTCTCTCTTAACGATTGCATTGTACCCTTGTTTATTCTTTTCGGAGACTTCACTTGCATGTTGTTTTCGGAGACTTCACTGACGAGAAAAAGTTGTTTatgagttttttttttggaaatccttttctttttgttttctctaCACAGTTACGAAGTTATCCAGACCTTGGATAAGGAGAAGCACAAAGTTGAAGGACCAATCTACTACTACGTATTCAATTCCCTTCTATACTGCTTGCTGGTTCTTCATATATATTGGTGGGTGTTGATATACCGGATGCTTGTTAAACAAATCCAGTCTAGGGGCCAACTAAGTGAGGATGTTAGATCTGGTAAGCTAAAAAAGCGACATACTTATCTTGTATAACATCTTGATATGACATCTATGGCGGCAATTTCAGttgttatgaaatgaagcatcACACGTTGAAGTCTAATTTTGCAGCCTGTATGATAAAATTACCTGTGTAGAGTAATGCCTTTTCCTAATGAATTCACTCCATTGCTCTTTAAGGGATAGAAACAGCTAACTACTTATCTAAGTTCAATGCCACCCATAAGGTTGTTATGAAATACGATTGTGATTATTGCACGCTTCAATCACCAAGCTTCTCTTTGGAGTGGAAAAAAGGATTGACTACCTTATTGAATTCTGTTTGAAATGGTTTCCATCATGGCAACCAGACCTGAATCCTTTGTTTGTTAACTAAATTAATCAATTAATCCTAACCATGTTGATAAGTGTGCTTTTAGCATATTAATCTGCTCACGTTGGATAAATTATTTGGTTTAAATTGTTGAGACATACACGACGTAATCTAAGATGCTCTCTATCACTGAGTTAATTGACATAGGATAACTTGTTTTTTGTCAATAGCGTCATATATCTTCTAAACTATAGCTATATTTGCTAGCTTCTCTAATCTATAGCTATATTTGCTTCCATATTTTATAGATCCTGTTTTGAATTTAATATCTTATTGATCGGTCATCATGTTCTATTTTATGCAGATTCAGAAGAGGAAGATGACCATGAACATTGACCATGCAACAAGTGTTTTATCTCCTCTGTGAAGGTACTTGATAGATCTTCATATGGACGCCAATGGATAGACGATAACGTAAAGAATTGTCATAAGCAGTTGCATTCATATGTTTTTATGCAAGTTTCTTTGCCTACAAAATAGGCACACATAATTATCCATGTTCCTCCCTGCTGGAAAAATTATGGCAAAGAAGTTCCTGCTGtatttcttgagccgagggtctttcggaaacaacttTCTACCTTCATAAGGTAGAGGTAAGGCCTGcttacacattaccctccccagacccggCCACTTGTGAGATTCtattgagtttgttgttgttccTGCTGTATCTAACACAGATTCATCATTCACTCATTTAAGGAATCCGCTCTTGTTTATGTATAGTTCATATACCATATGTTTGTTATTTAACTTgtattttgtaaattttcttGGCCCTTTTTGCTTGCCCTTTGTAGATAAGAAAACTACTCATCTACCTGTTCttattcttgtttttttttcctttgtacaGCAAGGAAACAACAAAGATTCACATGAACCAGATAAGCATTGAATCTTTGACTCGAAAGTCAAAAAAAGCTGTGATAATTTACCTGGTGCCTGTATTAGTAAGAGGTAGCAAGTATCGGGTGGAATAGTTAAGGTACGCTCAAGCTGGCCCCAACGTTGAGGTAGGTTGAAGGCATTGCTCATGTACAGGAGACAGATTGATCATTTGCAAGTTGATATGTCCACCCTTTTCATATCATTGATGCTTGCATAAGGTTATCTCTTTCTCCTTTATTTTTTTCCCACTAAGAATGTGTGCATAATGATGTCGAATTTGTAATATAGAAGATTTGAAACTGGTCGACCGTTTAGATTTGGCCCAGAGAAGTTGATGTAAACTGATTTCATCGACTTTCGACAGTAGTTTCCAGTTATCCAAGTAGATGTCAAATTTTGTTCTTAATGATTTTAGCAAAATTTAGATGTGCAATTCCCATTTTcgttatttttatttgaaagtgtTATTTTTCTGTCAACTTTTGTGCACCTCAATTATTTCACCGAATACTCCGCATTGTCTAATGGATACTTGGATTTTCCTACAAGCACGGGTGCAAATTAATACACGAGGAAacagaagaaaacaaaatgaaaccaTTTCATATCTTGAGCCATGTCAATCCAGTCCATAGCCTCCGAGGGGACCAGAGACACATGTAGGACATGTTCTCTAGGTTCAACTTAGCTCATCGTTTTCGGCTTGAACTATGAatatatgaaaaagaaaaaaaaaaaattaacatgtATGCATATAATAAGAGCAATGTACTCATTCAGAAGCCGATAACTTTAAATTTTGGATTCACTTTTACGAGCAGTTTGGCATTTATAGACTTGTACGTATAACTTGTTGTGAcctaatttattttcttctttttatcaacCGGCCATCTTTCCCAATAAATACTGTCCAACATAAGataatttttcagtttttttttttttgttcaaacACCCTTTGTTAAGTGGTTGATTATCTCATCTTGTTATAAGGCTAGAATCATACCTAAATGTTAATAAAGGAGTTGGGAACTATATTATCCTTAAAAACATATATGCATTTCCTAATCAATTAGCCCAAGAAAACTAAGAAGTAACATTAATTAGTAACTTACAATATTGAAGCATCATTAGAACACCTTTCAAGACTCATGACTTCTGACATGAACCATAGTGGAGAGCCTACCTATGGCAAAGCGAATTCAAAATCTAAAATAAGTGCGTATAGAATAGGTGACTCATTATATATATCATATATAGCTCGAATTAAAAGTACGGATTTCAGTTAAACACTAGAGCACATACCCTGAGTCTTCCTTTGCACCGCGGGAATGGAAAAGTTTGGGGGTTGATTGGGATGATGACAGTTTGATCTCGAACCTTAGATTGTGAcagataaaactaaaaaaaaaattcttatcgaaaaaaataaaaaagaaattccCTAAAAGTGCATCCCCTAGTCCAAGaagttttttattttcattaaaaaGTTTTGACAATTGTAAATGTATTCTCAGCAAAAGTTGAAGGGGTCAAATTTTGGCTTGTAATTATAGAAGACAATGGGTTTGGTCACTTGCAAAAACTCTATCATGAAAAGACACAAGCCTTTTATGATGCAGTTCTTCTGGTAATTATTGCATTACTAAAATTAGTATATTGTGTTTAGGTTTCTTAGATTAGTCACTAATTTAAGCATTCTCTTGGGGTGAttcgaactcataacctcttggttggaagtggatgatgcttaccactagagcaacccactcttgtcactAGGACTAAGCTTAAGTGGTGAATAAATAATGTGTATGTTGGTCGCAGGTTGGTGGACCATATTGGGATGTTCCATTAGGTAGAAAAGACTCAAGAAGTGCAGGATATGCCTTAACTGATACAAATCTTCCAACAGCTGATGAAGGACTTATTTTCATTATTTCTAAGTTTATATCTCAGGGCCTTTCTGTTACTGATATGGTTGCTCTTTCTGGTAAGTATTGTCCTATTGATCATCACATGAATTGTTCTACTTCTACAGTTTCTTTCATCAAGCCCATATATAGCCACCTGAACTAATCATGAATGTTGTAACAAGAAATTACACTTATTTACTTACAATTTTTTTTCTAATCAAACAATCGATCAACTCGAACCTCATCGATCTCAAATTAACTAGGGTTGACTAAGGAATTCATCataattgattaaaaaaaaatgcGTTGACCGTCTACCTAGCTCGCCCTGTTTTCTTATTTAGGTTTTGGAATAGATTATAAATTCACATCGGTGGAGTTAAaacatgtattttttttaataaatagaCAATATTATAGTGGAAATTAATTATCACCAGTCAAAAAATTCACATAAGGGcgaaatagaaaaaaagaaaagagtacaAGAGACAAAAAAGATATAACTACCAAAAGAAAAAGTtacatgaaaaataaaaagaaaaatagctcTAAACAACAAGAATTTGAAAAATTGACAATTTTCCAAATCAGATTTTTTGCTTTCAATTGATATGCATATTCAAGGGCCAAAAACAAAATAGAGACAATTGGGGTGGTAACCACTTTTTGTGAATTAACAATACCTTCAAATTAAATAATTGGAGTTAACAATACTTCTTATGAATTAACATTACCGCAATACTTCTTATTTAATCCTGAGTTTGGGATCGACTATACTTTGGAAACTTACACAAGATCTTGTTCTTGGCTGCCTAAAAATGACAGGTGCCCATACAATTGGGAAGGCTCGCTGTGTGAATTTCAAGAAGAGAATATATGGAGATTTCCTAATGACTACTTCATTGAATCCAATTTCTCATACATACCTTAGTAACTTGAAATCAGTCTGTCCTCCTATTGGAACTGAATCAGACAACAATGAAACAGCCATGGACTATGTCACGCCCAATTTATTTGACAATTCTTATTACCATGTTTTGCTTAGAGGAGAAGGACTCATCAATTCAGACCAAGAACTCTATTCAAGTTTCCTTGGAATTCAAACAAAAAAACTTGTTGAGGAATATGCTGTAAATCCAATTGCATTCTTTGAGCAATTCGCGGAGTCCATGGTAAAATTAGGGAACATTACGAATCTTGAGACTTGTGTGAATGGTGAAGTTAGGAAGAATTGCAGGTATGTGAACACATAAATTAAGGGTGACGATTTGAATGATATCCTTAATGTTGCCGTCCGACGAATATATGATAAAGGAGCTCCGGTTGACTAAGTTATAAAGATGAGGTGATAATAATTTAAGTCCTTAAGTTTCCTTTGTATTACAATTAGTATGGtagttttgttattttttcttcacACCTTAGCTTTCATTCCATTAGCTAAAGTCCTTATGTCTTATATAAGGTTCTCGAACACCTGTTATTTACTGAGAAGAGTTATTACGTTTCTTAACTAGCTTACTAATATTTATATCCCAATCATTGTAATCGGACGGATATTGACGATGTGAAACATTTTctctttatttaattttcttttttgctttactgTTCTTACTTCATTTGTAATTTAGTAACTCGAACGctacaatttggtatcagagcctcggCTCCTGGCATTCGAAATGGTGGCTAAACAGAAAAAGTCATCTCCAGAAATGGGTTGCGGCGAGTCGAAACTCAGCTACAAATGTTCATAGAGGAATCTATGAAATATATGGATAAACTGGAGAATAAGCACTAGAACTTTTAAGCAAAATAGTGGAATTTATAGGCCCCACCAAACAAATCGAAGATATTTATAAAAGTGATGACTAACCAAAACAGAGCAGAGCCTCCGTCGTTCGATAATTCCGTTATCTTCAACACTCAAGGCGAACTCTCAACTGAAGCAGGTCAGTCTGCTGTTGGAGGTAGTACCCGGAACCTCGCTTCATCTGTTTCACCCCTACAACTTTGTTGTTTACCGACTAACACTAGAGCCTATGTTGATATTCCGCCAAGCACTCTCTTAAACCCTTCTGTTGCAACCTTTCAACTACCCTATGTCCATATATAATCTCATTTCAACCTATTCCTAGACTTCCCGGCCCTTGATTCCACAGTGAGCCTGTACCCAACAGCTACACATTCTTTTGTTCCTCAGATGCTCATACTCAATGTCGTCAATACCCCCCTTTTCACATATTAACTCACACCCTATGTCAACCCAAGCCTTTAGCCTCAAACCTACCCAATTTTCATGAACCCCAGCTTCACCATTCCCATTAGCTCATTCTCTACGATCCCAATAAACCAACCTATTTCTTACCTTTTAACTTTTGAATTAAGGCTGTATTGTCTGTACTAgtatctttacctttctcttcttctttgaaCGCTCCTCTGTAATGCCCCCCTCCCTCCCAAAGTCAAAACCAGATCCAGAGGCTCCCAGCCGGCGACTTCCCGATGCCGGCGAGCACCTCCCTCAACAGGTTAACCCCCCTcatctccttctcctccttctctctcttctttcttctttccctcACCCCCACTCCCAAACTTCACTGTTTCATCTCTTTTCCCCCACTTGCACAGGGTAAATCTCCTCATCCAATCTTCTAGCTTTGTCTCTTTATATCTATTTTAGTTTTGTGATTCCTATATTTTGTATGCTGGCACATACATTTTTTTTCTTGTGCATTATTTTTACTAATTACGCACAATTTTGTTTGTTCATAAACTTAGTACCTTCAAATTCGCTTCCTTTTTATCTGTGTTTCTTTGCAATGGTTGGGCAtcaccagtggtagcggtgacaACCCCTATTTGTTTggctttgtatttttttttgtgtattttagGTTAGGGTTGGTGGCTTTTGGCGGCGAGCGAGACGTGCATGTGCAAACAGTAAAGAACAGCCCGGCAGAATGTCAATAAGGAGGGGCGAGAGTTGGACGTGAACAAGCTAGGTGGCCACAACACCGTTGGGTATACCAAGACAATTCCCAGATTCTACTTGCGGGTTTTGGTACCTCCCGTTTTCCTGTTTCCTTCCGTTGTGTTAGTTAAATTACTGCCGTCTTAGTTCATATTAGTTTATTCACCATATTAGCGTGCCTGTACTTACAACTTGCCTTCTTCTAGTTTGATCTATTGCCTTGTGTGTGTTAGTGATCCCCCTTAGTCCGCCGGAGGTATAATGGCTATGGTCTGGGATGGTTGAGTGAGATCATGTCCTCGGGGGGAGCGAGGGGTGGGACAGGAGGTAGGGCGAGGGTTAGGGGGTGGGTCGGGAGGCAAGGGATGTAAAAGGAACAAGGGTATCTATtggttgagaattgggtcataGAACGTAGGTACATTGTCGGGTAAGCCTATAGAGTTGGCAAAGATCCTCCAGAAGAGGAAAGTCAATATAGTGTGTGCCTAGGAGACAaggtgggtagggtcgagggCGAGGGACGGGGACGagtataaactttggtactcaggagtcCAGAAGGGTAAGAATGAAGTAGGTATCTTGGTGGAgagggaacttagagagtctgtatttgaggttagacgagtgaatgatagattgatacttattaagttggtggttggagagtgTACCCTAAACGTCGTTAGCGCCTATGTGCCGCATGCgggcctagatgaggaggttaaacgaCGCTTCTATGAGGGGTTAGATGAGATTATGTGctaggtgtgagcacgtgatttttgccctacgagaactactcccaaaaattcaaaataaaatggtttttgtgttgtttgtgatttatttgtatttttgtctgtgcatggttatttctactttaattaagaaaaatgcaaaaaaatatgtgttgcatgggcatttaggatttaattttacaatttaggattaattaaacagtaatttgttttacgaaaatgaaaaaatcgaaaaataacgtacttcacatttttagggtttaatgtcaaaattgtgtgattatctttgtatttaattttgtgtgataattattattaagggttaattagtattctttaaagttaattttgagttttgataattagaaatcaaaaagaaaataaaagaagaaagaaggaacaagagaagaagagttaAAATCGGACTGGGCTGGTTCCTAAAAGAAAGTTTCAGGCCCAATGTCACACCCCAACCCAGGCCCAAACCGGCTAGTTTCAGAGACAAATCAAACGACGTCTATTAGTAACGctcaatctgggccgttgatctcaactGATCAAACGGTCCCAAAGCCTTGACCCAACCCGACCCCGACCCGTCACTTCAATACCCGGTCTAACCCGATCCCCTCACAAAAACCAAATGACACCATCTTTTTAAGTGAgttgatccaagccgttgatctcaaTTGATCTAATGGCTAGGATCAAATCGCTTGCCCCCATATATAAGTCCAAACCATACCCCCGCCctccaaaccaaacccccctcgCCCCATCATCTCTCTCAAACCCTTCAGAGAcgccccccaaaccctagccgccctcgatCCCTTCGCCTGAAAACCCGGCGGCGCCGACTCCGATGGTCGTGAAATTCACACCActgaacctcctaaccaccctcaacacagatccctacccctttaacctcgaatcatcccggtttgtctcgaatcttcaatcgaaaattcgagcaaaaccctaaacctacccAACCAGTCCCAGGTTCACACCCCAGCTCCACCTGACCCCCTCGTCCCAAATCCCATGTTAGTCTTGCTTAAATCAAGCCGGAACTGGACGAATCCTAAATCGACTGAACGAGCCCTAGAAGAACAAAACCTAGGAATCGATCCAAAAGATTTGAGGTCTTAACCGACTTTAGTCAAGTGTTCTCaatcgagaacactcgattaaggtccattttgGCTTCAAAGTCTCAAGACGAATTTCAAACTGAAACGGATGGGGTTTGGCCTAGAAGTTTCTAggtatttccttttgttttccttttccttctattgtttgttttattttgaccGAGTAGTTCGTCATTTTCGTCAAATAGTTCTTCCTACTCTTTCGGACCCTTTTCTTGGTCCAGTTTCCTTCTGTTCATTAACATGTGTTATAAACAGTTTCGTCGATTAATCCGTTCATGTCTGTAGTTTAGTAGTTCTCGTCAAGTTATTTGGtgtcgtttgttttgttttcagCCGTAGGGTTCCATTCAGTTTATCCTCAAGGTCCCTACATTTTTGTGTTTAAGGCTAGTTTAGAACTATGAATATTGGTTCGAATTGCTTCATTTCATGCGATGTTTTGTTCCCTTTTCTTTATTGTTCGTCATTTTGCACATGAGTTCAGTTTGTTTGTCGATTCAATACGTTTACAGTGATCATTCCTtctgcctaagtttgatttagaaTTGTGAATGCAGTCAGTTAATCCCATGTACATGTGCATCTTAGCAGCTTTGCATCAGTCTGCTATTTGATCTAATCTGAGTTCTGAGTTAGAACTGCtaggtgaattgaattaaatTGGTTATGGCTGATGTAGTTTGCTGATTAATTAGGAATTAGTTTAGTTATCTGATTaaggagattggttatagctgatggattTGGTACAGATTGAAAGGGGTTGAGGTAGGATAGTAGTTCAGGGCATTCAGGAGTGTAGTTTGggatttgaaaagtttgaaatggTTAATGAGAGTGGTCTGACAGTAAAGGTACCAATATAACCATTAAACTAGTGTATTGTCCCATAATAGTGGGATGAGAATCAATAATAGTATGAGAGGTTTATTGGGAGTAATTAAAGTAAAAAGTACCAATAACATGTGAATTAATTATTGAAACGGGACATAtagtagtggggaacaagtgaattaaaaagagaacaaaacatgtagtagtggttgaggaatatcatgggcagaaatACTTTCTTAATTAGCTTAATGCTCCTAAGAGCTGGAAAGTTAATAAAAGTTGAGCTATAAATGAGAGGAGCTGGACACAGTTTAAGGAGGGATCCTTTTTGAGTCTGGTCTGGGTTTTTCTTTTGGGCAGACCTTATATGAGAAAAACAATCTGAAAAGGGCAGGAAAAAAAATATAGGAGGG is a genomic window of Nicotiana tabacum cultivar K326 chromosome 16, ASM71507v2, whole genome shotgun sequence containing:
- the LOC107780397 gene encoding ASC1-like protein; the protein is MGVLEMGNYIDWEQESYPQYEDFIVLPLFALFFPTVRYFLDKFVFEKVARRLIFGKKRLVLENETDRQRIRLRKFKESAWKCMYFLSAEVFALSVTYNELWLKTTRYYWVGPGNQVWPEQKYKSKLKALYMYAGGFYAYSIFALIIWETRRSDFGVSMSHHVATAILIVLSYIFRFARVGSVVLALHDASDVFLEIGKMSKYSGAEGLASFSFVLFALSWIVLRLTYFPFWVLWSTSYEVIQTLDKEKHKVEGPIYYYVFNSLLYCLLVLHIYWWVLIYRMLVKQIQSRGQLSEDVRSDSEEEDDHEH
- the LOC142170394 gene encoding peroxidase 11-like — protein: MAKKFLLKETTKIHMNQISIESLTRKSKKAVIIYLVPVLVRAKVEGVKFWLVIIEDNGFGHLQKLYHEKTQAFYDAVLLVGGPYWDVPLGRKDSRSAGYALTDTNLPTADEGLIFIISKFISQGLSVTDMVALSGAHTIGKARCVNFKKRIYGDFLMTTSLNPISHTYLSNLKSVCPPIGTESDNNETAMDYVTPNLFDNSYYHVLLRGEGLINSDQELYSSFLGIQTKKLVEEYAVNPIAFFEQFAESMVKLGNITNLETCVNGEVRKNCRYVNT